Genomic DNA from Phyllopteryx taeniolatus isolate TA_2022b chromosome 10, UOR_Ptae_1.2, whole genome shotgun sequence:
GATGATGCGTTTGTTCGTGAAGTCCTGGGCAAGAAACTCTCAAAAGGAACAAAGAAAGACTTAGATGACATCAGCATCAAGACGGGCGTGACCCTGAAAAGCTGCAGACGACAGGTAAAATGCAGCTCTCATGGAGGACGTTTGCTCTGCTGCGACTTTTTTGTTGAACAATAATACAATTCCATGGCTTTTACAATGTCCCTCAAATTATGCAATTCTTTCTACACCTTAAAACAACTCCCAGGTGTCTTGATAAAAGTGTCAAACTTTCTTCTatcaaaatacacaatgtgagcacttttgaaatgtacatttttcatacattttgtgtTAAATTTCAGTTTGACAACTTCAAGCGTGTTTTTAAAGTGGTGGAAGAACTGAAGGGACCCCTAGTAGAGAACATACGTCAGCATTTCCTGCTCTCTGACAAGCTTGGAAGGTAACGAGCCTCCTTTAAGCCTTGACTTTACGAACCGAAACATTGCTAATGTTTCTTTTCTGCCTGGTTGCACAGCACTGTGATGTTTTTAACTAACTCCAGTTATCCAGGATACTGGCGCCAAGGAAAACAATGGCAAGCTAACTGTTTTCTTGGCGCATTTCAGGGATTACGCGGCCATTGTGTTCTTTGCCAACAATCGCTTTGAGACGGGGAAGAGAAAGCTGCAGTATCTCACGTTCCAGGACTTTGCTTTCTGCGCTGGGCAGCTTATCAACAACTGGACAGTTGGAGCTGTTGGTGAGAGATTGACTTTGTTTGCTTGAAATGAAAGTGGTCCCTGGATTTACGTGAGACTGCATAATGTTATTTGGGCATTATCATTAGCTGTCTTTAAACACAGATCCAGGACAAACTAAATTCTGAAATGTGAGACTGTACAAAATTCTACAattgaaaccagaagtttacattcactaaataaaaaaacacacttttttttctcactgtctaacatgaaatcagactaacaTCTtcttgttttaggtcaattaggattaccaaaaaaatttctatttgctaaatggcaGAATAATGAGACAAGGACAATTTTTCATGACTGTCTTCAAAGTCAGACGTTTAGAAAGATCACTGGGGctttaaacaatttgaaaaaaaacaactaatgatGTCATGTCTTTGGAAGCTTTTGATAAGTTTATTGACAGcatttgagttaattagagacacatctatgaaggcacTTCTGgaacactgcttctttgtgtaacataaTGGAAATAAAGTCAAGATATCAGGAAGGGAATTGTGGgcttgcacaagtctggttcatccttgggtgccaTTCCCAGTTGCCTGAAAAGGCcacattcatctgttcaaaTACACGCAaatataaacaccatgggaatgtccagccatcacAGGAAGGAGACGGCTTCGGTGTCCCAGAGATGAACATGCTGTGGTACGAAATGTGCATAGCAACCCAggcacaaaagcaaaagaccttgtgaagatgctgcCTGAAGCTGGTAAGAGTGTATCATTATCCACTGTTGAAACGAGTACTGTACCaacatgggctgaaaggccacCCTGCCAGGAAGaagtcaatgaaaaataaacataaaaaaaaaaacatattgccatttgcaaatgcacacagggacaaaTATCTTAATATTTGGAAACATTTCCTGTCTactaaaactaaactaaacagctaaaattaaactgtttggccataatgagcatTGTTGCGTTTGTACGAAAAAagggaagcttgcaagcctgagaacgGGTTGCAGCaccatgttgtggggttgttttgctCCAGGAGGGACTGGcgcacttcacaaaatagatgtcatcatgaggaaagaataTGAAATACGAAGAAACAGAATGAAGAAACATTTGAAGACATCAGCCAGGGAGTTAAAGCTTTGCtgcaaatgggtcttccaaatggacaatgacccgaagcatactgccaaactggttacaaagtggcttaaggataacaaagtcaatgttttggagtcgCCATCGCGGCTCAGTTACACTCGTTATGTCAGGAGGAATGAGCCAAGATccctgccaactattgtgagaagcttgtggaaggatattcaaaacatttaaaggcaatggtacgaaatactaatgaaatgtatatAAACGTCTGGCTTTGAAGAAAGTCACTTAAAATTGTCGAAAACAAACCTCCTCTCATTCTGAGATTTAGCAGAGACAAATCATTTTGGTCATCCTAGTTGACCTATCGGATTTCATGTCAgagtgagaaaaaaagcatgtctttttatatagtttatATAAAcctctggtttcaactgtatatacagtgccaGGAATAAGTATTTGCTCCCTTcttcccttctcaaattttgttttgcatagtttccccatttaaatgttaaagatcatcaaactaatgtaccggtaaatatcagacaaagataatccaagaaaacataaaatacagttttcaAATGGTGATTTGGTttgttaaggaaaaaaaaaaaaactattcaaagctaccttgccctgtgtggaaaaagtatcgGCCCCTGAATCCttataactggttgggccaccctcagcagcgaCAACTGAAATTGAGTGTTTTCTTTCACTGACAATGAGtcttttcacatctctgtggagattggcccttcttcttctttgcaaaATTGTTTTAACTCACCAACACCAGAGGGTTTTaaagcatgaacggcctttttaaggtcacgcCACAGAATTTCAAGcagattcaagtccggactttgactaggccatcccaaaaccttcattttattttatttttttcattttttttaaaaggcattcagaagttgacttgctggtgtgttttggatcgttgtcctgctgcagagcTCAAGTGCACTTCAGCGTGAGGTCCCGAACATTCTCCttgaggattttctgttaaagagcagaattcatggttccatcattcacagcaagtcatccaggttCTGAAGGTGTAAAGCAGCCATGTTTGACtgctgatataaaaaaaattgttacatttacaccaaatgtaatgagacacacaccttacAAAAAGACGAGACGTCAGTccatacaatatttatttattgcaaatataaGACgggcctttttctttttggtcagcctTGGagctctgccatggatgccatttttgcccagtctcttccttattgtttagtcatgaacactgaccttgaCTGAGGTAAGTGAGTCATGTGGTTCTTTaaatgttgtcctgggttcctttgtgacatCCTGAATGAGTCATCGCtttgctcttggggtaatttttgtaggctgggcattcctgggaaggttcaccactgttccatgtttctccatttgtggataatgggttagggttaagttGGTtaactgtggttcgctggaatcctaaagctttagaaatggctttgtaaccctttacagactgatagatgtcaatttatttcttgtctgttcttgaatttctttggattgtggctattttaaaatttatttttattttttaagatcttttggccaacttcattttgtcaaacaggttctattAATCTCTTTATGTAATTTATTGATTGAAAAGGTCTGGATATTCAGGCTTGGGTgtagtcagtgaaaatgaaccaaagaaTGTggttagccacagttaattcatgatttaacaagggttGCCGTTACTTTTTCTACACAGGGCtaagtagctttgaatagtttccccccccccccccctaatagataaaatccttttaaaaaaatgcgtTTTAATGTTTACTTAACCCCTTTTGCACTACCCGAGGAGTACCTCCACCTTTTGGCCACCAGAAGTCGCTAGGAGCCCCTAGAAAGAAGCTAAGCATCACGTCTCCAAAGCTAAAAAGACATTTGATTGGAGAGAATTTTGAACAGGAGtaacaatgttttaaaaatataactatCTTGAAAACGAACGGTTATTTgacttattgtaaataattaaatacattattagtattattttagaTATTAAATAGTTGGTGaattgtaattcaattaattataaatgATACAAATACACTTTCTCATTCTAGATAACATGGTGGAAGACATGGATGTGGATCTAGACAAAGAATTTCTCCAAGAGCTGAAAGAACTAAAGATTTTAATCTCCGACAAGGATCTGCTGGATCAACACAAAAGGTctaacacactcacacacttacAGTGAATACAAAGTCCAACTGCACAGACCTCATATTCTCTTCTTTGTCTGCAGTCTTGTCTGCACAGCCCTCAGGGGGAAGACTAAAGCTTTTCCTGAAATGGAGGCCAATTTCAAGgtgaaaaatgtaacattaaaaaaaaaaatcttattattacgtgcgtgtgtgctaatgaaaatgaaaaccatGTTTCCTCCAAGCATTACAGTACAGCACAGTGCTCGTCCGCATATTCACGAATGACTACTTGCGATTTCACTTATTCTTATCCTatgctatttgctaaaaaaaactaaagtgttcctttggcgccatcttatggcatctCGGTGCCAAGGAACAATGTCAGGctaagttgaggagcttcatgtggtgctttgctgccattccgttagcctgtctatagcattttgtttttttgttagcattaagctagcggctATTCGTTATGCAAAATTAtaaggtttggttgaacattttggtgttggtcagttttacagtaaattccaactgggagtgacaaacagcctGAAGCAATCACGCTTTGCCTCTTTTGTAAGGGATGTGACAATTACTctcagattttcgctattcatgtCTGGGCTTATTACCAAGCACTAGTTCCGTTCATCACTGAACGGTTGTCAACATTGACAAggtttttgtcttcatttgattatttttgtgtaacTTGACTGTATTTCTCTCTAAGGTTTTGCtccaattacaaatattttgaccCGGGGAACCCTTGGCGTTTCAGCTCtgcaaatgaattatttttcttcttggcAGAATCTTTCCAGAGGCCTTGTAAACATCGCAGCCAAGTTAACCAACACGAAAGATGTCCGTGATTTCTTCATCGACCTCGTGGAGAAGGTGTGTAGTTTTTTCCAAGGGCGGACAAAAGCAGGCCAGAATCCGCCTAATGTAACACCTCTTCCCTTTCTCTCTCAGTTTATCGAGCCGTGTCGCTCGGACCGATGGACAGCAGCGGACACGAGGCTCTACCTGACTCACTATACCAATTCTGCACACATACTGGACACTTTCAAGTGAGTTTAATggaatatgttccagacccacagTGCTATAGAGAgactatataaaataaatgtaaaaaaatagttttaccccttccACACGCTCTATAGACATTtaaacatataaaaaaacagaattctAAAGTATTACTTAGTAGTACAGTGCAACCTCGGGTTACGAACATATAGAAATTCCTCtggtataatatgcacccccccccccaaaaaaaaatttgtaaaatcTTCATAGAGCGTATTATCCATCGGTATaaggaaatgaaaataatttgttcACGTTGTATAGACATAGACTGTTACGTAAAAGTTCTGAAATAGGTGtatttttattccaatatgatatgtatTGTCTAATGTTACagatatatatgtaatatgGTAGATTTTCACTGCTCACCCGAGAATCATGACGTCCTGCCATTCATTTCATATCTGTTGCTCCTGCGTTTTGACAGTATTGGATTAGCGTCGTGTTTACGAGATGGCAGATTTACAGTGTTTCTTGGACTACCACTTCACGGAGCACATCTCTaaagttaaaaaatgttaagtAAAAGAACACCTTATTCGGAAAAACACACAGAAGTCAACCGGAAGTCTGGCACagcaaaaactaaaatgtgGAAGACATTAATCGGCCCTTAGTTCCGTAGAGAAAttacagtggaggaaataaatatttgatccCTCACAGATTTTGTACGtttacccactgacaaagacatgaacgGTCTATTTAATGGTAGGTGTACTTTAGCAGATAGAGACAGAATATCAAAAAGAAACTCTAGAAAAAtcagataaaacaaaatattctaaTAAGGCTGTCattatcgaatatttttagaatcgattatcctatagcCATTTTGCCGAGTACACGATTAATCGCCCCCCCCTACGAACTTTTACTACTAAcgagcattttattttcattaatgaTGGCTGGACTACTATCCTTAAAGTGCATATATTGGTACTCAGTGTATGGTATAAAGAATACAGAATtagagacaacaaaatcagcctttacTAAACGGCTAGCAAtcgtgattagcattagcgtgctagCGATTGATTACGATTTTAGGgggaaaccccccccccaaaaaaaacgctaactaccattcttctcactcatacatcatgtttgTGTACATTACACATATAATAGTTTCTTAAAAATGACTTACAGACGCTATGTTGgcatttttggcaatgtttttcactaGTCCAACAGTGCGTCCATCTTCAACAAATGTCCGTGCGGTAAACATGGACATGGGCCAAATGTTTCCGAGCagcgcaaatatgcttttatcaatattttttattgcgttgaccaatttttgtggtcgacttaGCCCCCAAAAGTTTTCACAGTCCggtattaaaattatttttcaattcacTGAGTGAAATAAGAATGTAAACCTCTATCAAAAGGGTCATGACTTAGTACTTAGTGGGGAACCGCTGGTCGGCAAGTACAGAGGTCAGCCGTTTCTTGTAGTTGATCAACAGGTTTGCACATAGCTCAGGAGAAATTTTGGACCactcctctttgcagatcctctccaaatcCTTAAGGTTCCCGGATTTTCTATGGGATTTaagtctggagactggctaggccactccatgaCCTTCATGTGCGTCTTCTTTAGCCACTCTTTCGTtgccttggctgtgtgctttgggtcactGTTGTGCTGGAAGACCTAGCCATGACCCATTTGAAGTTAACTGGCTGAGAGAAGGAGGTTGTCACCCATCCATCTTTCCCTCGATGCGGTGAATTTGACCTGTCCCCTTTGCAAAGAAACTCCCACCAAGCAAAACATAACGCTTCCACTCCATGCTTGACGGTGGGGGTGGTGTTCTGTCTCTCTGTTAAAATAAACctaccattaaaataaacatgccATTAAAATTATTGACCGCTCATGTCATGTCAGTGGGTAAACTGACAAAATCAGTGTGggataaaataatgattttcccccactttcattccaatacgaTATGTCTATTgttataaatgtatatgtaacaCAGTACATTTTTCCTGCTCACCCGGGAATCATGACATCCTCTTGGGTGGCGccttatcatatcatatcatatatcatatatatcatatatatcatatatatcatatatatcatatatatcatatatatcatatatcatatcatatatcatatatcatatatcatatatcatatcatatatcatatcatatatcatatcatatatcatatcatatatcatatatcatatcatatcaaatatatcatatatcatatatatcatatatatcatatcatatatcatatcatatatcatatcatatcatatatcatatcatatcatatatatcatatatatcatatcatatatcatatcatatatcatatcatatcatatatcatatcatatgatATCTGTCTGGATGGACTTCAAGGTCACAGACCTTCATGCGCAGACCTTATGTTGTTCAACCATACTGTGTGTACTCGGCCTGAcgaagtccgctagcttaaggCTAGCATATAAtgcgaaatgccatagacatgTTAACCGAAATCAGCATTAAAGTTGCGGTACTTAtacaccttcaaacaactgctacgtCACACAAATGGTACAGCAACGCATACAACTAAAGAGTATTAAACCTTGTATGTGTAAACAGCAAAATGTTTAACCAAACCATAAAGTACAACATTACTCACAAACATATATTCTCTGCCTAGTAGGGACATTGTCTGCCTCTTTTTCATGctcttaattatgctgcatctgcaaccagtagagctcagtgcttgCTGGGATGTTGTGGAACagtgtggtactacactgaaggcgcaTAACTCTAAATTGCAATTTGCTTATTTACGCTCTAAATCCACAAAaaatgattgcttaaaaattCACGATAAAGCAGGGGATGCGGAAGATGAACCGTGATTTAGTGGGGGTTCATTGTACTAGTGTGGCAGCGGGCCCACCAGGCTTGTCTTTAACTTCTCCCAGGCGGCCCACCGTTAAAACAGACTACATTGGGAAAACTAAACAGAGTCAGATAAACACTTGCCATTTGGCACTCTCCCATCAAGTTGTGCGTCACCCTGTCTCATCCTTCATTCCTTAAAATGCTTCCAGTGGAAGCTTGAAGATTGTCAGTTCTGGAACGCTTCTTAAAACACGCTCAAAGTTATTAAAAGACAGTTTTtgaagtattccttagcacctgttctcactcgcTTGCTGTCATgaaatgaatgattattttattaaattcctttgaggaaatgaaaggaAGACTCGCTCACACAGTTCTCAAAATAAGAGGAAAAGGGTACTTGCTTCAAGGTGTTCATTTGtcactcacagttgaagtttactgtaaaactgacacataaaacaaaacgggatccaacattgtatatttaaagacaaaaatgttcaacctaACCATATAATAACGAAAGTccactatcttaatgctaacacaagaCGTAGACAGGCTAATTAATTCTAAACGTTCTCCTACTATAATCTAACTTTTTcttgagtttttttatttatgttgattctcgtgtgtgtctctctctctctctgtctctctctcactctctctcgccTGCATCTCAGACATCAAGTTGTGTGGGACAGATACATGGGCGTCATAAAAAGCTGCATCTTCAAAATGTATCACGACTGAGCTGCTTTTTCCTCCACGACCACATTTTTCTCCACTGCTAGCCCAAGCTGTTATCTTAACACTACCCCTGCCGTGTTTGAGTTTTTATACCATAGCCTTGATATCCACCTTAAGGTCCTTGTACTAGTACCCTCTTTGTCGCGACTCGTAAGACAATTCGGTGCACGAGTAGAACGACTGTCTTACTATTAATGTTTCTTGCATCACTGTTGCCGCTTTTGGCTACTAGTGCCACGAGTACAACCTTATGCTAATAGCCTTGATATTGAATAAATTACCATTTATTCAATGTCAACGGTACTAGTACGGTCTTTCTCTTCACTAGTATGACAGTTTAGcgtactagtagaacaactgtgttttagtagcaatgtttttttccactactagtgccacttttgatATACTAGTACTCAATTAAACCTTCCTGGTAAACTACTGTTCCGTACTGGTATACTATAGTCTAGCATacaagtaggacaactacatgtactagtgaggcaaaagtgTGCACTACTTGAAGAAACTAGATCTTAAACTGTAGAATCTTATGTCACTAGTAGTAATCCTAGTACACcattgtcaactagtgcagttttgcctcaatAGCAACATGTACAGTGCCTTGCAAAAGTATTCACCTCTTTGGTTTTTTACCCATTTTGTTCCATTACAATCTCATGTTTCAATAATTTCTTTATCTGAACTTTATTGTGTAGGTCTGCACAAAATAGTCAAAGTTTTGAAGCgaaatgagaaaaacatttaaaaatatttttcaagaataaaagaAACTTAAAATTGGCATGTGCATAAACTATTAACCCCCTCTAAGGTTTGTACTTTGTAGAGCCATTGTTTGCGGCAATCATGGCTGcgtgttttttgtcaattttttcttagtttatttaacctttatttatccacttAAGGCAACTGAGAACAAATTTGCATTTGCAATGACGACCTGACTGCAAACAACAGAGTTAAACaacgcaaaataaaagcaaatacatatacaacgAATTATACAATGTGACATAGgtacatacagtgctgtgaaaaagtattggcccccctctcaaattcttatacttttgcatagtttccacactttaagttcagcaaacaaatgtaaatattagagaaatataacccaagtgaacttaaaatgctgtttttaaatggtgatttcatttactaagggaaaaaaaaacttcagttatctggccctgtgtgaaaaaggaattaccccccttgttaattCATGAATTGGGGCAGGTGAATGAGTCTCAGATCCTGAGATGACTGGAAGCACAGTTACGAGGTACTAGAACACGGTACATGTCGACCCGCTTGTTGGTCAAACACTGCGTGATGGACGCCCCGTCAAACTGGCGCATGGTGACACCGCCCAATGTCCTGGTAGTTGTACCCAGACATCGCCAACATCACGGGATCCGTTTTTGACTGCCACTTTCTTTCCTGGAAGGCACCACGTTGATGGTGTCCGTTGTGGAAGTGTGGTTGGCAACGAAGAGGGTGAATACTTTTGCAAGGCactgtagttgtcctactagtgaggacaacgagcgtactagtacatggagtACAATAAGATGGGTATCAAGGATgttaaataaatgctgaaacgCCTTTATGGAAAGCAgtctgagcatttattcgatatccttgataagGAGGCTTCTAATGCGTGACACACTCCTCTTAGTTGCACCT
This window encodes:
- the fibpa gene encoding fibroblast growth factor (acidic) intracellular binding protein a isoform X1, with translation MAVELDVFVGNTTIMDEEVYQLWLDGYTVNDAVKVRMEAGVLDECEASADVLLSDTMDQYRTFQMCERLLHSPSKLANQLLFQIPPHRQAMLIERYYDFDDAFVREVLGKKLSKGTKKDLDDISIKTGVTLKSCRRQFDNFKRVFKVVEELKGPLVENIRQHFLLSDKLGRDYAAIVFFANNRFETGKRKLQYLTFQDFAFCAGQLINNWTVGAVDNMVEDMDVDLDKEFLQELKELKILISDKDLLDQHKSLVCTALRGKTKAFPEMEANFKNLSRGLVNIAAKLTNTKDVRDFFIDLVEKFIEPCRSDRWTAADTRLYLTHYTNSAHILDTFKHQVVWDRYMGVIKSCIFKMYHD
- the fibpa gene encoding fibroblast growth factor (acidic) intracellular binding protein a isoform X2, translated to MAVELDVFVGNTTIMDEEVYQLWLDGYTVNDAVKVRMEAGVLDECEASADVLLSDTMDQYRTFQMCERLLHSPSKLANQLLFQIPPHRQAMLIERYYDFDDAFVREVLGKKLSKGTKKDLDDISIKTGVTLKSCRRQFDNFKRVFKVVEELKGPLVENIRQHFLLSDKLGRDYAAIVFFANNRFETGKRKLQYLTFQDFAFCAGQLINNWTVGAVDNMVEDMDVDLDKEFLQELKELKILISDKDLLDQHKSLVCTALRGKTKAFPEMEANFKNLSRGLVNIAAKLTNTKDVRDFFIDLVEKFIEPCRSDRWTAADTRLYLTHYTNSAHILDTFKC